In the genome of Anomalospiza imberbis isolate Cuckoo-Finch-1a 21T00152 chromosome 11, ASM3175350v1, whole genome shotgun sequence, one region contains:
- the CCDC51 gene encoding mitochondrial potassium channel, with protein MGPMKYKSSVSSVSCGLQYHHSLMKWSPKVNLHMVRTYCPSAPKRPEAKSAVEMAMGLLHRITESGTAMGKNSLQKVSATCRNWWDRYEEFVGINEVREAQGKVTEAENVFMIARGIVREARENVEAQQIKLKEIRDRLDRVSRDDTQYLELATLEHRLLQEEKRYRAAYLNAEESEREKFSLFSAAVRESHEKERTRAEKTKNWSIIGSVLGAIIGVLGSTYVNRVRLQELKVLVLEAQKGPVNLQEAIKEQASSHYLQQKDLNDVIEDLKNVLQTTASQGVKEGALLTRETRNDSIKIDSLLMPLNEQLNYIKQVSSCLGSLQQQFNSLQESITQVLSELQSVKLAIHSRPTERVLPRPSGEGKGQAAAVRDVILELCDTERRLETQIKRSSIYSTALTCAMFAITLPVLYIILKGN; from the exons ATGGGGCCTATGAAATACAAATCAAGTGTGTCCTCTGTGTCCTGTGGTCTGCAGTATCACCATTCATTGATGAAGTGGAGTCCAAAAGTGAATTTACACATGGTGAGGACTTACTGCCCATCGGCGCCCAAGAGGCCCGAAGCCAAGTCTGCAGTGGAAATGGCCATGGGTCTCCTTCATCGGATCACAGAATCAGGGACTGCTATGGGAAAAAACTCCCTCCAAAAAGTGTCTGCAACATGCAGGAATTGGTGGGACAGATACGAAGAATTTGTTGGAATCAATGAAGTTCGAGAGGCTCAGGGAAAAGTGACGGAG GCAGAAAATGTCTTTATGATAGCACGAGGGATAGTACGAGAGGCTCGTGAAAATGTAGAAGCCCAACAGATTAAACTGAAGGAAATTCGGGATCGCTTAGACAGGGTCTCTCGGGATGACACCCAGTATTTAGAACTGGCTACTCTGGAACACAGGTTGCTGCAG GAAGAGAAGAGGTACCGAGCTGCATATTTAAATGCAGAAGAATCTGAGAGAGaaaaattctctctcttctctgcaGCTGTCAGGGAAAGCCACGAGAAAGAACGTACACGAGCTGAAAAAACGAAGAACTGGTCAATTAttggctctgtgctgggagccaTTATAGGTGTTCTTGGTTCCACCTATGTCAATCGAGTAAGGCTGCAAGAATTGAAAGTGTTGGTGCTTGAAGCACAGAAGGGCCCAGTAAATTTACAAGAAGCCATCAAAGAACAGGCTTCCAGCCATTACTTGCAGCAGAAAGATCTCAATGATGTCATAGAAGACCTAAAAAATGTGCTGCAAACAACAGCATCACAGGGAGTGAAAGAAGGGGCTTTGTTAACTAGAGAAACCAGGAATGACTCCATAAAAATAGATTCTCTATTAATGCCTTTAAATGAGCAGCTAAACTATATTAAACAAGTCAGTTCATGTCTAGGGAGTTTACAACAGCAGTTTAACAGTCTGCAGGAAAGTATCACACAGGTGCTGTCAGAGCTGCAGAGTGTCAAACTGGCCATCCACTCCCGACCTACAGAGAGAGTGTTGCCAAGGCCTTCAGGGGAGGGCAagggccaggctgctgctgtgagagaTGTGATTTTGGAATTGTGTGATACCGAGCGGAGACTGGAAACACAAATCAAAAGAAGTTCTATTTACAGCACTGCACTGACCTGTGCTATGTTTGCCATTACTCTGCCTGTGCTCTATATCATACTAAAAGGGAACTGA